In a genomic window of Oncorhynchus kisutch isolate 150728-3 linkage group LG9, Okis_V2, whole genome shotgun sequence:
- the LOC109896761 gene encoding cyclic AMP-responsive element-binding protein 3-like protein 2, which yields MEILDSTESFLHWDRNLSELSEPGENEHVLYSTHFTDLLDDFSQDALLGQLLSDPFLSGREGEAMDEGEDFTPSSPLPPHIQAEHSYSLCGDSRPQSPVSHLPGEQGSDAESDGEDWSLEQEEQMEVLLCDPPALLPTLTLSLAPESHITEAPALPAPKPNPQTATQGKASKAKEIGEIQIKLEPHEVDQFLNLSPKGLESLQMPPTPPSSHGSDSEGSQSPVHASTPQSPSTPSSPLSPAPSQAGLKVSQRTPSSLSNSPLLTAPHKLQGSGPLLLTEEERRTLVAEGYPVPTKLPLSKAEEKALKKIRRKIKNKISAQESRRKKKEYMDALEKKVENCSNENSELRRKLENLECTNKTLIQQLHSLQAVVAGKVPRSCKVTGTQTSSCLMVVVLCFAVFLGSFYPSLGPCSSITETGLSRDMAMQESYTATVKSRSLLSYEERGLDEPHLLGLGGDYPDQLERPTVVMAAWRSEKKQQKGEESHRAETRSPFNNSDANPQKPLLLDLHRSLEQRVNDSTKIIELERTVNETS from the exons CACTTCACAGACCTCCTGGATGACTTTTCCCAGGATGCTTTGCTGGGCCAGCTGCTGAGCGACCCCTTCCTCTCCGGCAGGGAAGGAGAGGCCATGGACGAGGGGGAGGATTTTACACCGTCCTCCCCGCTGCCGCCCCACATCCAGGCGGAGCACTCCTACTCCCTGTGTGGGGACTCCCGGCCCCAGTCGCCCGTCTCACATCTGCCTGGGGAGCAGGGGAGCGATGCAG AATCAGATGGTGAGGATTGGTCCCTGGAGCAGGAGGAACAGATGGAGGTGTTGCTGTGTGACCCTCCAGCCCTGCTGCCCACCCTAACCCTCTCCCTGGCCCCTGAGAGCCACATCACTGAGGCCCCGGCCCTACCAGCCCCCAAGCCCAACCCACAGACCGCCACACAGGGCAAGGCCAGCAAG GCGAAGGAGATTGGTGAGATCCAGATCAAACTGGAGCCTCATGAAGTGGACCAGTTCCTCAACTTGTCTCCTAAAG GTCTGGAGTCTCTGCAGATgccacccacccctccctcctcccacggCAGTGACTCCGAGGGCAGTCAGAGCCCGGTACACGCCAGCACCCCCCAGagcccctccaccccctcctctcccctcagccctgcGCCCTCCCAGGCCGGCCTCAAGGTGTCTCAGCgcacaccctcctccctctccaactCCCCTCTTCTCACCGCCCCACAC AAGTTGCAGGGCTCTGGCCCTCTCctgctgacagaggaagagaggagaacccTGGTTGCCGAGGGTTACCCTGTTCCCACCAAGCTGCCCCTGTCCAAGGCGGAGGAGAAAGCCCTGAAGAAGATACGCAGGAAGATCAAGAACAAG ATCTCTGCTCAAGAGAGCCGTAGAAAGAAGAAGGAGTACATGGACGCCCTGGAGAAGAA GGTGGAGAACTGCTCCAATGAGAACAGCGAGCTGCGCAGGAAACTGGAGAATCTGGAGTGTACCAACAA GACTCTAATACAACAGCTGCACTCTCTGCAGGCGGTGGTGGCAGGGAAGGTTCCCCGCTCCTGCAAAGTCACTGGCACCCAGACCTCCTCCTGCCTCATG GTGGTGGTGCTGTGCTTCGCTGTGTTCCTAGGGAGTTTCTACCCCAGCCTGGGTCCCTGCTCCTCCATCACAGAGACTGGCCTCTCCAGAGACATGGCCATGCAGGAGTCTTACACAGCTAcag TGAAGTCCAGGAGCCTGCTGTCctatgaggagagagggctggacgAGCCACACCTTCTGGGTCTGGGCGGGGACTATCCTGACCAGTTGGAGAGGCCCACGGTCGTCATGGCAGCGTGGCGCTCTGAGAAAAAGCAGCAGAAAGGGGAGGAGTCACACCGTGCTGAGACACGCTCACCTTTCAACAACAGTGATGCGAATCCACAGAAACCCCTGCTATTAGACCTGCAcag GTCTCTGGAGCAGAGGGTGAACGACAGCACTAAAATCATAGAGCTGGAGAGGACGGTCAACGAGACGTCATAG